The window TCTTCTTGGTTCTCTTGTGCATCTACTTCTTTGACATCAGTAACAGGTTTGGGCTTGTTGCTAGTGGACCGCTGATACAACACCCCACCAAACATACAAATCAAAAGCCCGATTGTTCCAATAAACGTCGAGTGTTTATCCCAAATCATCAAATTAATCACAACAGTTAACAGCTTATTCACAATACCAAGAACAGTAAACCCGGTTGCAGATATAGCCCTACGACACGAGAATCCAAAGAACGAAATCGCCAGACCAAACAAACACGATAAACCCACAGGCAAAATCACCTCAAAAGAATACCAATCTGTCTCGTCCTTAATTTCGTGTTTTATCTTCTTTAACTCTCCCATTATTAACAGCTCTAATGGAAAAAGCAGTAAAGCTTCAAGATTATTGTACAACACGAGACCCCACGTGTTCAAACCGATCGTCATCACTACATGCTTTATGTAAACAAAATCTATAGACATGCTTATTAAGTAAGCCAAAGCCCAACTATATGCCATGAACGTAAACTGGTAATCTGTACTAACGTAAAGCACACTACCACCCAATATGGTTCCTAACGAAAGCCATGTCTTAACCGAAGGCCATGGTTGGTTCAAATACAAAGTTTCACCAATGGCAACAAAAATAGGAACAGCTGACCGGAACACAATAAAGGTGTCAACGTTTGCATGAAGAAGAAGCTCACTGTTTGTAAACAGTGATAGATAGAATATAACTGCAGCTGGAAGAAACTTCCACATGGTAATCAGATCCAAACGGTCATGTTCTAGAAGGTTTAAGGACCCGAAAAGGAGGACGCCTGTTGCACTGGTGAAATATTGTAAGGCAGTTAAGGCTCCAGGGTAAGGGAACTTCATAACAGCCCATTTATTGATGATGGAGAGTAACGAAGCTGATAAACAGTATCCAGCAGCTATACCGTATACTGAAAGATGCTGAAGCAAACCGTTATACCATTTTGATTCGGGTTTGATAAAGGTAGAATCGGGATCTGAAGTTTTTATTGGATTTTCCACGTCATTGGACATTTAACCCTGCAAAGAGATACATAGATATATTAATAAAGACACGACAAACACCTGCTGATTTGAACAGCATTAACCCAAATCCAAAAGTAGACGACAACTACATGCCAGTTGAAAATCAGAAAACACATACCAATTTGAGCAGAAAGAAAGCAAAATTGCTCAAAAACCAGCTTGGAGCAGATAAAAACCGTTGAGCAGTATGGTTATTAAATTGTTAGGTGGCCCTGAAAATCAATATCAGATAGACATAAGCAAATTGGAACACAAATCAGATTCCAGTAACTTATGCAGACCAAAAATGACATTGATGCATTCTTTACAAGACTATAAATTAAGGCGTTGCTAATGTAAGAATTATTTACAACTATATAAACAAGTTTAGGTTGAAACTAAGCAAGTATAAAATAGAATTGTTACTGGAATTAAAACATGATACTCAAATTTCAGTAAattagtaataaactaaataatgaTCCTTTCAGATTACTTACTACAATAAATTATAAAAATTTCAGTGAACTactaaaataaattataaaatttcaGTAAATTACTGAAATTATAAAATTTAAGTAAATTACTACTACAATAAATCAATCATTCAGTCCTTAGAAACACTATGACATTATACACCTAATATTAAATCAGATTGAAAGTTCAAGAAACTATGGATCTCACTTATTCTTGCAATACATCAAACCTAAGGAGCATAAAATTGGGAAACCGTACTCCTAATTTAAGCACTAACTACTCCCGTTATACTAAACCCTAGAAAAATTAAAGTTGTGTAATGAGTAAAATGTCATATGAACAGCTCGTATTTCTACCGACAATAACAGAAAATAACTGAAAAACTAAAATCGCATATATAGAAAATGCTTTGTGATAAATGTCAGATCTATACACAAACTAAACAACTACTTTGTTCTAAAAAGATAGTTTAGAACAGATACGTAAATTCAAATAGAGATCGATTGAAGTGACGTATTATACCTGTCTATCTGACGCAGAGTGTATGTGTGTGTGCTGTGTGGAGTGAAGAAACCAATGGAAATAAGAATATAGAATGGGGTTTTACAGGTTGTTATTTAGTTAACGAATTTTTACTTCGAACAAAAAGGAAATTATCACTCCAATCACATAAGTCATAACACAGATACGACTAGGGTATTCGtggattaataaaaaaaaaattatttaatattATCGGTTAGCAGCTCAAATTATAGGGTAAAGCTTAGGGCGTTAATCAATTCAGTTTTTAACTTTATTCGGTTCGATTTTTTGGTTTGAGTGATATATTCCCGTGATTTTCTAATTCTTTTTTTTCATTTGGCGAATAACGAATTATAATAAATGAAATGAAACTTTCATAAAATATGAATTACCCAAGACAATACAAAAACAACATGAAAACGTAGTTGACCAAACAAGAGCGCAATAAAACAACACTGCTTAAGCTAATCTGAAAAAACACTATATCAACTCAATCGAAAAAATGACCTACCTAAAAGGAAAGATAGATAAACCACGACTCAGTCAAGACTCAAACTAGAAATACAAAAAACAAAGCACAACTAACACGACGGGTCAGCACTTTAATTCTCTATGTAGACATTAGAATTTTGTGTTCTAATAATTGAGACAAGTTGTCACACTATATGACAATGCCTATCGAAACCTATGCCTATCGGAACCTATGAAAAAGACATGTTTCTTTTATATACTTTGTAATAAATTATTAGAATGCGAGGTGTCTTGATGATCTATTTCCATATGCATCTCAAAATATAAGAAGGACTTTGAAATTGATAAAGTGGAAGAGTGGTTCGTTGTCCATCTAAGACAAATCATCAAGGGAGGCGTGGTAGGGTGCTAGCCCTCAGGCCTTTTGCATAATTGATAGTATTAtataggttaaaaaaataaaacttTCATATATTAgacctttcaaaagtttataattaACTTTTTGCTGGAAGATTTGATTCATAATCTGTCATAAGTGACTTTAAAGGCCTGAAAGGTCGTCGAGTCAAGTTGTAATTTCTTTTTGCTTGAACGTCTATGGATTTGTCTTATTTCATGTTACAATTATGAACTCTTTATATGTATTTTATGCGTTTTGATTTACGTTGGAACTATTTTTGTCATCTCAGTAGTATAGTTCAAGATTCGCCACTGGTGTCCGTGTTTCAAATCCGAAAAATCTTATCTAGAAGTTTACCTAGGAAGTAAGAAGCAAGGCGCAAGGTCCCAAGCCTTTTGTGTCTTGCATGTCCGAGTAAAACTCAACCACATGCAAAACCGAGCTAGTCTTCTCGGCTGGAATCCAAAAAGATTCTCCGCTCTAGACTGCCCTCTTTCCAAACAGAATGAGGAAAGTAGAATTAGCAACTTTTACACGAATTTTAAAAATTGATTCTTATCCTTCTACTTAAAGGAAAGCAGTTCGCCCATTGAATCCTGAGAAGCATTTCACTAACCACCTGAGGAAGGGGAGAGAAATCTCCCCCTCCCCGGCCAAATCTTCCATACAGCGAATTCATTAAGATTTTGTAAGGTAAAGAGAAAGTCTTTTGAATAACCAGAGCTCGATCATCAACTAATAGATAGAAATTATAACACGAGGATCATCAACACACCGGCGCAACTAATGGACAGACCAGACCGCATAAGATGCCTCAACTGGATAAATTCACTTATTTCACACAATTGAGATGCTTCCTTGCGAAAGCCAACGGAGTCTGTAGCGAAATGGGTTGGTTGCCCAAATGTAACactcgtgttacatccgtcccacatcggttggagcgGGGAACGAAGCataccttataagggtgtggagacctttcctagcatgacgcgtcttgggaccacaagcgcagcagatcccatgagaactttgaagttaagcgtgctcaggcgagagcactaccaggatgggtgacctcctgggaaagtactcatcgtgtttggtcgccaagaaaaatccgtgcgcctacgggaaaagcggacaatatcatactacggggaacgtgttacctgggatgttacagatggtatcagagctggtttaattccgtttttgagcggattaatcgcagagggggttctcacagtgttacctgtgacgaagcattgactcTTGCCCCTTGCGGTCCCTTTCTAGGGTTAGCCGGTTTGGCAGAGACGcaggctgtaaaatcagtgtctgaggtacgctcagtggtcaccctgttctcaggaaaggcactgggtgggtttttaCCTCAACTGTGATGtcatcacagatggtatcagagccaggccccggaccaaacgtgcacagcgaggacgctgtgtcccattgaggggaggattgtaacacccgtgttacatccgtcccacatcggttggagaggggaacgaagcatgccttataagggtgtggagacatttcctagcatgacgcgttttgggaccataagcgcagcagatcccatgagaactctgcagttaagcgtgctcaggcgagagcactaccaggatgggtgacctcctgggaaagtactCGTCGTGTTTGgacgccaagaaaaatccgtgcgcctacgggcaaagcggacaatatcatgctacggggaacgtgttacctaggATGTTACACCAAAGGGCCACCTTGATTGAGCAAAAACCAGTTATGGTCGATTTTTTGTGATTCCGCCAAAAAAAATGTGtcataactgtgacgacccggaaattttcaaccaaatttaaacttaatctttatatgatttcgacgtgataagcaaagtctgtaaagttgaatctcaaaatttttgaactacttttataaaatcatttaccctttgattgtgcacgcacgcattagctcccgaaatggttcgattttttAGTTAGTAACGGatatatgattttgtcattgcacgcacgcattagctcccgttttagctaccatcgacgagatgattttgtcattgcacgcacgcattagctctcgatgtattgtattgtattgtattcgattttgtagttagtaacggagagatgattttgtcattgcacgcacgcattagctcccgttttagctaccctcggagagatgattttgcattgcacgcacgcattagctcccgttgtaaaattatattgtattaactaccatggtgagatgattttgcattgcacacacgcattagctaccgttggtgaattgtttgaaaggttccggtgttcttcatatgaatgattttacagcaggagtagacctgcacagattgttttctaactatgagtatcttgtggtctattatactattggaaatgattatttatgataaactaatgaactcaccaaccttttggttgacactttaaagcatgtttattctcaggtattaaagaaatcttccactgtgcattagctcattttaaggatattacttggagtcattcatggcatatttcaaaagacgttgcattcgagtcgatgagttcatcaagattattattaagtcaaatatagtttgatatattaggaaatgatatgcatgcctgttaactttagatgtaaagaaagtttgtcttttaaaaacgaatgcaatgtttg of the Rutidosis leptorrhynchoides isolate AG116_Rl617_1_P2 chromosome 5, CSIRO_AGI_Rlap_v1, whole genome shotgun sequence genome contains:
- the LOC139848362 gene encoding GDP-mannose transporter GONST3-like, translated to MSNDVENPIKTSDPDSTFIKPESKWYNGLLQHLSVYGIAAGYCLSASLLSIINKWAVMKFPYPGALTALQYFTSATGVLLFGSLNLLEHDRLDLITMWKFLPAAVIFYLSLFTNSELLLHANVDTFIVFRSAVPIFVAIGETLYLNQPWPSVKTWLSLGTILGGSVLYVSTDYQFTFMAYSWALAYLISMSIDFVYIKHVVMTIGLNTWGLVLYNNLEALLLFPLELLIMGELKKIKHEIKDETDWYSFEVILPVGLSCLFGLAISFFGFSCRRAISATGFTVLGIVNKLLTVVINLMIWDKHSTFIGTIGLLICMFGGVLYQRSTSNKPKPVTDVKEVDAQENQEEEQQKLLQMQSFTESSELENQITGSEEAK